Proteins encoded by one window of Mycolicibacterium sp. ND9-15:
- a CDS encoding HNH endonuclease signature motif containing protein, translated as MVSIAPSGVEVDLSRSQRLEELFGELEELSGQRNAIDGRIVQITAELDRDDLWSTTGARSVKALVAWKLGLSTTTATTVAAIADRFEEFPRCTSEMREGRLSLDQVGVIAKHASNGSDDHYAQLASVATVSQLRFALTLEPRPEPDRPQPKRSLTKISGEHFSTYRITLPNIEAAKLDAALKSHRDALINDHNRDHGPDGSGEGQERRAGGDSECQPPFPNLTDAFMRMVETAWDAEVARRPHGQHTTVIVHLDADKPAAWPHLGPVLSDADRQLLLCDTDCEVWLERHGQVIGSGRTTRVISRRLRRALEYRDRTCRVPGCNATRGLHAHHIRHWEDGGPTEMHNLVLVCPYHHRMHHRGEITITGPADQLSVTDRDGEPLHPGSLARPPKDPPPAAPPWPGPLGERAQWWWYDPFQPQPPPTNN; from the coding sequence ATGGTTTCGATCGCTCCCTCCGGCGTTGAGGTCGACTTGAGTCGATCGCAGCGTCTCGAGGAATTATTCGGGGAGTTGGAAGAGCTGTCGGGTCAGCGCAATGCCATTGATGGGCGCATCGTGCAGATCACCGCCGAGCTCGATCGGGACGATCTGTGGAGCACGACCGGAGCAAGGTCGGTGAAGGCGTTGGTGGCCTGGAAACTCGGGCTGTCGACGACGACGGCGACGACGGTCGCTGCGATCGCGGACCGATTTGAGGAGTTCCCGCGCTGCACTTCCGAGATGCGCGAGGGTCGGCTGTCGCTGGATCAGGTTGGGGTGATCGCCAAGCACGCCAGTAACGGGTCTGATGACCACTATGCGCAGTTGGCTTCGGTGGCCACAGTCAGCCAGTTGCGCTTTGCGCTCACACTCGAACCGCGCCCCGAACCGGATCGACCCCAGCCGAAGCGCTCGCTCACCAAGATCAGCGGTGAGCATTTCAGCACCTACCGGATTACCCTGCCGAACATCGAGGCTGCCAAGCTCGACGCTGCGCTGAAGTCACACCGCGACGCGCTGATCAACGACCACAATCGCGACCACGGACCCGACGGCTCCGGCGAGGGCCAGGAACGCCGTGCGGGGGGCGACTCAGAGTGTCAGCCGCCGTTTCCGAACTTGACTGATGCGTTCATGCGCATGGTGGAAACCGCTTGGGACGCCGAGGTGGCGCGCCGCCCGCATGGGCAGCACACGACGGTGATCGTGCATCTCGATGCCGACAAGCCCGCCGCGTGGCCGCACCTGGGCCCGGTCTTGTCGGATGCCGATCGGCAATTATTGTTGTGTGATACCGATTGTGAGGTGTGGCTCGAGCGGCACGGCCAGGTCATCGGGTCGGGCCGCACCACGCGGGTGATCAGCCGCCGGCTGCGCCGCGCGCTGGAGTATCGCGACCGCACCTGTCGGGTGCCCGGCTGTAACGCCACCCGCGGTCTGCACGCCCATCACATCCGGCACTGGGAAGACGGCGGCCCCACCGAAATGCACAATTTGGTGTTGGTGTGCCCCTATCACCATCGGATGCATCACCGCGGCGAGATCACCATCACCGGACCCGCCGACCAGTTGAGCGTCACCGACCGCGATGGCGAACCCTTACACCCGGGATCACTGGCCCGCCCGCCCAAAGATCCCCCGCCGGCGGCGCCACCCTGGCCCGGGCCCCTTGGCGAACGCGCCCAATGGTGGTGGTATGACCCCTTCCAACCCCAACCACCACCGACCAACAATTAG
- a CDS encoding type VII secretion target, giving the protein MTETLRIDTGLVREAGARLQALAGAIPPPPASHSPAGGDALSTAIAAKVAEVVDPVIAQLPVTKDELTRYAEKVVNAANTYDAVDRQIAEEILKRDEALDDAAGPGGGATAGFAGSSSGATASPVAGEARQAGQMGSMTQIPAQMTQQATQAPMQAAGMAAAIPQAMTQGAQQAVQQVGPLAETAGKAEEPGRSGESVPQEQTAAGDTNGERAPETSSSPGSARSTEEGPGIAL; this is encoded by the coding sequence ATGACTGAAACGCTGCGAATTGACACCGGCCTTGTGCGCGAGGCCGGTGCGCGGCTGCAGGCTCTTGCGGGTGCCATCCCCCCTCCGCCGGCCTCCCACAGTCCAGCAGGCGGCGATGCTCTGTCGACGGCGATCGCGGCCAAGGTGGCCGAGGTGGTCGACCCAGTGATCGCGCAGTTGCCGGTCACCAAGGATGAGTTGACTCGGTACGCGGAGAAGGTGGTGAACGCGGCCAACACCTACGACGCGGTTGACCGGCAGATCGCCGAGGAAATTCTCAAGCGCGACGAAGCGCTGGACGATGCCGCCGGCCCGGGCGGCGGCGCAACCGCTGGCTTCGCGGGTTCATCATCGGGTGCTACTGCTTCGCCGGTCGCGGGCGAAGCTCGGCAGGCTGGTCAGATGGGCTCGATGACTCAGATACCCGCGCAGATGACACAGCAGGCGACCCAGGCACCGATGCAAGCGGCGGGCATGGCGGCGGCAATCCCACAGGCAATGACGCAAGGGGCGCAACAAGCAGTGCAGCAGGTTGGCCCGCTGGCGGAAACGGCGGGCAAGGCGGAAGAGCCGGGGCGGTCAGGCGAGTCGGTCCCGCAGGAACAGACAGCGGCCGGTGACACGAATGGTGAACGCGCACCCGAGACTTCATCTTCGCCGGGCTCGGCGCGTTCGACTGAGGAGGGACCGGGGATCGCGCTGTGA
- a CDS encoding zinc-dependent alcohol dehydrogenase produces the protein MRAVTWQGRRKVSVDNVPDPAIKEPNDAIIRVTSTNICGSDLHLYEVLGAFMSPGDILGHEAMGVVEEVGRDVADLKQGDRVVIPFNISCGHCFMCDHGLQSQCETTQNRDQGTGAALFGYSKLYGEVAGGQAEYLRVPQAQYTHIKVPEDGPDDRYVYLSDVLPTAWQAVEYAEIPDGGTLVVLGLGPIGAMACRIAAHRKGCKVIGVDLVDERISRARAYCDEVIDLRSDDADEIVKSQTDGRGAESVIDAVGMEAHGSPVAETMQTMSQFLPSPVGRVVMKNAGVDRLAALNSAIALVRRGGTISLSGVYGGAADPINMMTLFDKQIRLRMGQANVKRWVPDIMPLLTAEDPLGVEQFATHRLPLDAAPGAYETFQKKEDGMVKVILKP, from the coding sequence ATGCGAGCAGTGACCTGGCAGGGTCGTCGGAAAGTGTCCGTCGACAACGTGCCCGATCCGGCGATCAAGGAACCCAACGACGCGATCATCCGGGTCACCAGCACCAACATCTGCGGCTCGGACCTGCACCTCTACGAGGTGCTCGGCGCCTTCATGAGCCCCGGCGACATCCTCGGCCACGAGGCGATGGGTGTCGTCGAAGAGGTCGGCCGCGACGTCGCCGATCTCAAGCAAGGCGACCGCGTCGTCATACCGTTCAACATCTCGTGCGGCCACTGCTTCATGTGTGACCACGGTTTGCAGAGCCAGTGCGAGACCACCCAGAACCGCGACCAGGGCACCGGTGCAGCACTGTTCGGCTACTCCAAGCTGTACGGCGAGGTCGCCGGCGGCCAAGCCGAATATCTGCGCGTCCCACAGGCGCAGTACACCCATATCAAGGTGCCGGAGGACGGACCCGACGACCGCTACGTCTACCTCTCCGACGTGCTGCCCACCGCCTGGCAGGCCGTCGAGTACGCCGAGATCCCCGACGGCGGCACCCTGGTGGTCCTCGGCCTCGGACCTATCGGCGCGATGGCCTGCCGCATCGCCGCACATCGCAAGGGCTGCAAGGTGATCGGGGTCGACTTGGTCGACGAGCGGATCTCGCGCGCCCGCGCGTACTGCGACGAAGTCATCGATCTTCGCAGCGACGACGCCGACGAAATCGTCAAGAGCCAGACCGACGGCCGCGGCGCCGAGTCCGTGATCGACGCCGTCGGCATGGAGGCGCACGGTTCGCCGGTCGCCGAAACCATGCAAACCATGAGCCAGTTCTTGCCTTCCCCGGTGGGCCGCGTCGTGATGAAGAACGCCGGCGTCGACCGGCTCGCGGCGCTGAACTCCGCGATCGCGCTGGTGCGGCGGGGCGGGACGATCTCACTTTCCGGCGTCTACGGCGGTGCCGCCGACCCCATCAACATGATGACGTTGTTCGACAAGCAGATTCGGCTGCGAATGGGCCAGGCGAACGTCAAGCGGTGGGTGCCCGACATCATGCCGCTGCTGACCGCCGAGGATCCGCTGGGCGTCGAGCAGTTCGCCACGCACCGACTGCCGCTCGATGCCGCACCCGGGGCATACGAAACCTTCCAGAAGAAGGAGGACGGCATGGTCAAGGTCATCCTCAAACCGTGA
- a CDS encoding secretion protein EccK, which yields MGFFWVTGLAKDGSIVVANNYGIGYIPEGINLPDRVKMVTADESIPASIRGSWTTYPILALHGWAQHHNTDLRAVIATDDQFKGFDPGAPRIILRPDDLPESGRMEGRHRLQVISPDAAARLSAIAPSGLSEVLPPPPTDNTPPDDRRALLWFEVFRPLLSNSPDRGQVQLQNFVVYADHAQELALHRAHTATDTADQRAAIADWIYWQHLSVLAADAIATRVTV from the coding sequence ATGGGCTTCTTCTGGGTCACCGGCCTCGCCAAAGACGGATCCATTGTCGTCGCGAACAACTACGGCATCGGCTACATCCCCGAAGGCATCAATCTGCCCGATCGCGTCAAGATGGTTACCGCCGACGAGAGCATTCCCGCGAGCATTCGTGGCAGCTGGACAACGTATCCGATCCTCGCACTTCATGGTTGGGCCCAGCACCACAACACCGACTTGCGCGCCGTCATCGCCACCGATGACCAGTTCAAGGGATTCGACCCTGGCGCACCGAGGATTATCCTTCGTCCTGATGACCTACCCGAAAGTGGGCGAATGGAAGGGCGACACAGACTCCAGGTGATATCGCCCGACGCAGCAGCAAGATTGTCCGCTATTGCACCGAGCGGTCTTTCGGAAGTGCTGCCACCACCACCCACCGACAACACTCCGCCGGACGATCGGCGCGCGCTCCTGTGGTTCGAAGTCTTCCGACCCTTGCTCAGTAACTCGCCGGACCGCGGTCAAGTTCAATTGCAGAATTTCGTCGTCTACGCCGACCACGCCCAAGAACTCGCGCTACACCGAGCGCACACCGCGACCGACACCGCCGACCAGCGCGCCGCCATCGCCGATTGGATTTACTGGCAGCATCTCAGCGTTCTCGCGGCCGACGCCATCGCCACCCGCGTCACCGTCTAG
- a CDS encoding O-methyltransferase codes for MADPDSKALDVLFNRILHTEDDALRAAREAGDTAGMPAIEVSGQHGKLLYLLTTMTRATSVLEIGTLAGYSTINLARGVGPNGHVVTLEYEPEHAEIAQENFVRAGVQDRIEIIVGAALDTLPVLAERGEIFDLFFIDADKENNVAYVEWAIKLGRPGSIIVVDNIARFGRVLDPAADDHQARAVRDMLEMMGDHPQLETAAIQTVGTKGWDGFAVARIAG; via the coding sequence GTGGCCGACCCCGACTCCAAGGCGCTCGACGTCCTTTTCAACCGCATCCTCCACACCGAGGACGATGCCCTGCGCGCCGCGCGCGAAGCCGGCGATACCGCAGGCATGCCCGCCATTGAGGTCTCCGGCCAGCACGGAAAGTTGCTTTACCTCCTGACGACGATGACGCGGGCCACCAGCGTCCTCGAGATCGGCACCCTCGCCGGTTACAGCACCATCAACCTCGCCCGCGGCGTCGGACCCAACGGTCACGTCGTCACACTCGAGTACGAACCTGAACACGCCGAAATAGCGCAGGAGAACTTTGTCCGCGCGGGCGTGCAGGACCGCATCGAGATCATCGTCGGGGCGGCACTCGACACGCTGCCGGTACTCGCCGAACGCGGCGAGATATTCGATCTGTTCTTCATCGATGCCGACAAGGAGAACAACGTCGCTTACGTCGAGTGGGCCATCAAGCTGGGCAGGCCCGGCTCGATCATCGTGGTGGACAACATCGCCCGGTTCGGTCGTGTACTCGACCCTGCCGCCGACGACCATCAGGCCCGCGCCGTACGGGACATGCTCGAAATGATGGGAGATCATCCCCAATTGGAAACCGCCGCTATACAGACAGTCGGCACCAAGGGCTGGGACGGCTTTGCGGTTGCCCGCATCGCCGGCTAG